The following proteins are encoded in a genomic region of Cricetulus griseus strain 17A/GY chromosome 7, alternate assembly CriGri-PICRH-1.0, whole genome shotgun sequence:
- the LOC113836599 gene encoding growth/differentiation factor 7-like isoform X1 → MDLSAAAALCLWLLSACRPRDGLEAAAVLRAAGSVPAWNPGGGGGGGGRTLVRAPGPSALQTAAVPGARAVRRAAGSGFRNGSVVPHHFMMSLYRSLAGRALAPETSGHGHADTITGFIDQATQEESGAELGQNFLFDVSGLPDADEVVSAQLRVLRRRSPEPDLDSETLPPLLQLSSCPDAARTSHLLHSRSAEPLEVARWEAFDVTDAVQSHRRDPLASHKFCLVLRAVDGSGSSPLALRRLGFGWPGGGTAAEERALLVISSRTQRKESLFREIRAQARALRAAAEPPPDPGPGTGSLKAIPGGRRRRRTALAGTRGAQGSGGGGGKGHGRRGRSRCSRKPLHVDFKELGWDDWIIAPLDYEAYHCEGVCDFPLRSHLEPTNHAIIQTLLNSMAPDAAPASCCVPARLSPISILYIDAANNVVYKQYEDMVVEACGCR, encoded by the exons ATGGACCTGAGCGCCGCCGCCGCGCTGTGTCTCTGGCTGCTGAGCGCCTGCCGTCCCCGCGACGGGCTGGAAGCTGCCGCGGTGCTCCGAGCGGCTGGGTCAGTACCAGCCTGGAACCCCgggggcggcggcggcggcggcgggcgAACCCTTGTCCGGGCTCCGGGCCCTTCAGCTCTCCAGACCGCCGCGGTTCCCGGGGCCCGCGCTGTGCGCCGCGCTGCGGGCTCTGGCTTCAGGAACGGTTCAGTGGTACCACACCACTTCATGATGTCACTTTACCGGAGCCTGGCTGGGAGGGCTCTGGCTCCAGAGACCTCCGGGCACGGCCACGCGGACACGATCACCGGCTTCATAGACCAAGCGACTCAAG AAGAATCGGGGGCCGAGCTTGGCCAGAACTTTCTATTCGATGTATCCGGCCTCCCAGACGCGGACGAGGTGGTGAGTGCCCAGCTGCGCGTGCTGCGCCGTAGGTCTCCGGAGCCAGACCTGGACAGTGAGACTCTCCCTCCGCTGCTGCAGCTATCTTCCTGCCCCGACGCAGCGCGCACATCTCATCTGCTGCACTCGCGGTCTGCCGAGCCCCTTGAAGTGGCCCGCTGGGAAGCGTTCGACGTGACGGACGCGGTGCAGAGCCACCGGCGCGATCCGCTCGCCTCCCACAAGTTCTGCCTGGTTCTGCGCGCGGTGGACGGCTCCGGGAGCAGCCCATTGGCCCTCCGACGACTGGGCTTCGGCTGGCCGGGCGGCGGCACCGCTGCGGAGGAGCGCGCACTGTTGGTGATCTCCTCCCGTACACAGAGGAAAGAGAGTCTGTTTCGGGAGATCCGCGCCCAGGCCCGCGCGCTCCGGGCCGCCGCAGAGCCGCCACCGGATCCGGGACCAGGCACTGGCTCTCTGAAAGCAATCCCCGGTGGACGCAGGCGGCGGCGGACAGCGCTGGCGGGGACTAGGGGAGCGCAGGGCAGCGGTGGCGGCGGCGGCAAGGGCCATGGGCGCAGGGGTCGGAGCCGCTGCAGCCGGAAGCCTCTGCACGTGGACTTTAAGGAGCTGGGCTGGGACGACTGGATCATCGCACCATTAGACTATGAGGCCTATCACTGCGAGGGCGTTTGTGACTTTCCCCTGCGTTCGCACCTCGAGCCCACCAACCATGCCATCATTCAGACGCTACTCAACTCCATGGCACCTGACGCGGCTCCAGCCTCCTGCTGCGTGCCCGCACGCCTCAGCCCCATCAGCATCCTCTATATCGATGCAGCCAACAACGTGGTCTACAAACAGTACGAGGACATGGTGGTAGAGGCCTGTGGCTGCAGGTAG
- the LOC113836599 gene encoding growth/differentiation factor 7-like isoform X2 — protein MDLSAAAALCLWLLSACRPRDGLEAAAVLRAAGSVPAWNPGGGGGGGGRTLVRAPGPSALQTAAVPGARAVRRAAGSGFRNGSVVPHHFMMSLYRSLAGRALAPETSGHGHADTITGFIDQATQESGAELGQNFLFDVSGLPDADEVVSAQLRVLRRRSPEPDLDSETLPPLLQLSSCPDAARTSHLLHSRSAEPLEVARWEAFDVTDAVQSHRRDPLASHKFCLVLRAVDGSGSSPLALRRLGFGWPGGGTAAEERALLVISSRTQRKESLFREIRAQARALRAAAEPPPDPGPGTGSLKAIPGGRRRRRTALAGTRGAQGSGGGGGKGHGRRGRSRCSRKPLHVDFKELGWDDWIIAPLDYEAYHCEGVCDFPLRSHLEPTNHAIIQTLLNSMAPDAAPASCCVPARLSPISILYIDAANNVVYKQYEDMVVEACGCR, from the exons ATGGACCTGAGCGCCGCCGCCGCGCTGTGTCTCTGGCTGCTGAGCGCCTGCCGTCCCCGCGACGGGCTGGAAGCTGCCGCGGTGCTCCGAGCGGCTGGGTCAGTACCAGCCTGGAACCCCgggggcggcggcggcggcggcgggcgAACCCTTGTCCGGGCTCCGGGCCCTTCAGCTCTCCAGACCGCCGCGGTTCCCGGGGCCCGCGCTGTGCGCCGCGCTGCGGGCTCTGGCTTCAGGAACGGTTCAGTGGTACCACACCACTTCATGATGTCACTTTACCGGAGCCTGGCTGGGAGGGCTCTGGCTCCAGAGACCTCCGGGCACGGCCACGCGGACACGATCACCGGCTTCATAGACCAAGCGACTCAAG AATCGGGGGCCGAGCTTGGCCAGAACTTTCTATTCGATGTATCCGGCCTCCCAGACGCGGACGAGGTGGTGAGTGCCCAGCTGCGCGTGCTGCGCCGTAGGTCTCCGGAGCCAGACCTGGACAGTGAGACTCTCCCTCCGCTGCTGCAGCTATCTTCCTGCCCCGACGCAGCGCGCACATCTCATCTGCTGCACTCGCGGTCTGCCGAGCCCCTTGAAGTGGCCCGCTGGGAAGCGTTCGACGTGACGGACGCGGTGCAGAGCCACCGGCGCGATCCGCTCGCCTCCCACAAGTTCTGCCTGGTTCTGCGCGCGGTGGACGGCTCCGGGAGCAGCCCATTGGCCCTCCGACGACTGGGCTTCGGCTGGCCGGGCGGCGGCACCGCTGCGGAGGAGCGCGCACTGTTGGTGATCTCCTCCCGTACACAGAGGAAAGAGAGTCTGTTTCGGGAGATCCGCGCCCAGGCCCGCGCGCTCCGGGCCGCCGCAGAGCCGCCACCGGATCCGGGACCAGGCACTGGCTCTCTGAAAGCAATCCCCGGTGGACGCAGGCGGCGGCGGACAGCGCTGGCGGGGACTAGGGGAGCGCAGGGCAGCGGTGGCGGCGGCGGCAAGGGCCATGGGCGCAGGGGTCGGAGCCGCTGCAGCCGGAAGCCTCTGCACGTGGACTTTAAGGAGCTGGGCTGGGACGACTGGATCATCGCACCATTAGACTATGAGGCCTATCACTGCGAGGGCGTTTGTGACTTTCCCCTGCGTTCGCACCTCGAGCCCACCAACCATGCCATCATTCAGACGCTACTCAACTCCATGGCACCTGACGCGGCTCCAGCCTCCTGCTGCGTGCCCGCACGCCTCAGCCCCATCAGCATCCTCTATATCGATGCAGCCAACAACGTGGTCTACAAACAGTACGAGGACATGGTGGTAGAGGCCTGTGGCTGCAGGTAG